AGAAAAACTTTTTCTTACCGTTTAGCCATCGCTTCCTGCAAGAAGGAACTATAGCGTTTGTCCGTATTTGCGATATGGTCGCCCCCCTTTTTTTGCTTTTATTACTAAAGAACTTCGTTTTATCCCATTTTTTTCCTTCTTTTCTTGTTCGATTTTCTTTTTCGTTACACGATAAAAAAGATCTCTGCCTTCATTAAAAATCCAGTCGGCGACCGCTAACTCATTTTCTCAGTAGTTTAAGCGTCGCGCCGCTCAAACGTTCCGGGATAAAGCGAAAGCTGTCTCAGTTTCGCACCGAGACAGCTTTCGTCTAATTTCTAACTCATTTCCTTCAATGCGACAATTTCAAGCCGTACGATCCCGCAATGATCAAAAGCACGAGAGCGCTGCGCATCGTTTCAACCGGATACCCCCTAAGATCTATGCATCGCGCTTCACGCCTTTATAGATCACCTGCCCGTCTTGCGACTGGAAATAAGCGCCGACAAGTTCCGGAACGCCGCTTTCGAGCAACGCCATCATCGCTCTTTTTCTCGCTCCGCCGCTGACGCGCTTGGCGGTCGCTTGCGCCTCAACGAACGCGTTATACGCCAAAAGACGGCCTTTCGTATCCATCACCGTGATCCCGTCCATATTGAACATTTCTAAAACCACGTCGATCAAGCCGTAGAATTTTTCGTCCATATATATATCCGTTATATCCTTAAGCAACGCCAATGCAATTGTTGAAATGTCGATCGGTTCCGGAAGCCAGATGCCGTCTTCGAGTATCGTAAGCGGCATCTGCGTATCCGCTTTTACAACTGCGCAAAGCGTTCCATGCACCTGCGCGACTGAGAGTTTGAAGATCTTATCAAAGACCCTGCACAAAATTTCCTTGTCACGAAGGTCTTTGATGCCGCTGACGATATCCTCTACCGCCGCGCCTATCACATCTTCCATTCTGGAGTTTTCGCTTCCGCACAGCCTGAAGTCAATGATCATTTCCCTTTTGAAGCCTTTGAATTTCAACTCAAAGTCGCTGAGAACCTCGATGCAGACGGCCGCGACATCTTCTTGCGCCGCATCCTCCGAACGGAACAGAGAATCTGTTACACAATCGCCCATCGGGCCGCTGAAGAAACGGAAGATTCCATAGCCCACACTTTCCCCTTCCACATCGATGTATACATGCCATCCGCTACGGCAGAAAGGGATCAGCGATTTTAAGTTCTTTTCAAAATGAAGTTCCCCGACTCTCACTTTTTTGATCGGCACTATATAGGCGTTGCTGATCCGTTCCACGATCCTGGATTTGATCAGATTCCTGCTCAACACGATCCTCGGTTTAATTCTCCGCCCCTCTTCTTCATAACTACAGGCGCGCGACAGAAAAGAGAAAAACTGATCCGCCCATGGCGTGATGCAGACAATCCCTTCCGCGGTCAAAAAATCTGTAATCGTTTCCTGGCCGGACGAAAACACATATCTTTGCACCATCTTGCACACTCTCCCTGTTTTTTCACTTCGCTTTCCCCCGGCGCTTACAAATTTTTCATCCGGTGACGGCATGGGATACAGCGCATTTTTTTCTTTTATCTTATCATAACCGAGTAAATAGCAAAGCGCAAAGAACATCGCCTCCTTTCACGCGGATAAGAAAAAGCTCCATTAGCTGCGACAATAAAACAAGGTCAACGGATAAGAACAAATCCGTTGACCTTGTTTTATCGTCCATACAACTCAAGCCCGTTTCAATTCGACAAGTCGCTCTTGAATCTTTCTTTGATGTTCTTCTTCACTCCGGGCGGGGTCTTTTAACGAAAACCACAGATCACAGGGAACTTGCGCGCAAGCGCCGCAGGTCGGATAACCTTTTTCTTTTACGCAGCTAAAAATCGGACAGCAATCTTTCTCAATATACTTGGTCCAAAAAACTTTGCCCGCCTGTGCGTCGCATCCCGCGCACTCTTTGTTAAAATCGGGACATTTCGTACAATCCACTCCACATACGCTGCTCATTTCATACCCTCCGTAAAAATGTATTTTTTTAGAATTATACAGAGGATAATACGACAACTGTATGTCATATTTAAATTACGCTTCGTATATTTTCACCGCTTGCCGTATTCGCGCCGCAACGTTGGCTCTGATATGCGGCGGTTCCAAGACCTCGACAAAAGCGCCGAACGATAAAATATAATTATACAGCCATTCATTTTCCGGAAACGAGACGGTCACGTCGTAATGGCCTGCTTCCTCTTTGCTGATAAAGGCATCGTCAAACTCGTCGTACAAACGGTTCAGAACCTGCGGCTGAAAGCGCATTTTTATCGGCACAAGCGGTTCCGTAAATGCCTTATTCTCCTCGCACGCCGTTTCGGCAAGCGGGCAGCGCGTAAATTTCTCCTCGCTTATTTCCACATTTTTAATCCGCGACATGCGAAAAATTCGCTGCTGCCGGCGTTGTCGGCAAAACGCGATCAAATACCATGCATAGCCTTTAAAGAGCAATTTCTCCGGCTCTGCAAAGCGGCAACTCCTCTTGCCGTCGCCGTTTACATATTCAAAACGAATCACCTTTCTCTCCAGCATCGCCTTTCGGATGTCGTTAAACTTGTTTTGCTCGTTCGGCGTACTGCTCCAAGCGGAAAAATCAATTTCAATCCAATCGTTTGGCGGCGCATTTTTAAACAGCGCCCCCATTTTTTCAAGAATCACATCCACATCCGGATAGTTGGTCACTTGCAGCGTCCTGACCGCCAACAGCAAGCTTTCGCTTTCCTGATCGGAAATGATCGTCCGGTTGAGCGCATAGTCTTCCAGCAGCGCTATGCCGCCGCCATTGCCTTTACTCATATACACCGGCACGCCGGCTGACGACAGCACATCCACATCACGATAAATCGTCCGGGTCGATACGCCGAAGCGGTCGGCGAGTTCCTTTGCGGTCACGCTTCCCTTATTAAGCAGCACCGTCGTGATTTCAAACAAGCGGTTGAGTTTCATTTTCATCACCCTCTTCAGTATAGCATCTAATATGACATTTACTTGTCACAGCTTTTAAAATTGCAATCCAAGATGAAAAAAACAGCAATTCGGCCATCTTCACGGCTGAATTGCTGCTTCTGTAAAATCCTATCAGTCCTCTAAATTCCTTTCCTTGTAAAATTGGTTGATTTTCAGACTTGTAATTTCATCTAGCTTGTTTTCAAGGTTAATTATTTCTTCCCAAATTTCATCCGCCCTGCATTGATTATTTAAAGTCTTACTTTCCTCGAATAATTTGATTAGAGATTTCTTAATCTCTATTTCTTCGGGCCAATCACCAGAAACTATCCTTGTATCATTATCTGGAGAATACATTATTAGATACTTCTTAAAGTTAGCTCTTGCTTCTGTTAAGGAATATCTTTGATTAGGTCCGCCATATACTCTATCAGCATCTCTATCAGTCTGGCCATCATCTTCCCAATGACATAAGCCGCAAATATCCCATTGCGGCATTTGAGGGTGCATTCTTTTCGGTAATGTAAGATAGCCACAACAAGGACAACAGTCTCTAGAATTTGTCATTTCAGTTCTCCATTATTTTAATGTTAAACTATTCCTGAATATATTCTGCTAAATTAGAAATAGCCATAATAGTCTTTTCTTTGTTTCCTGAAGCCCTAATTATTCTAACAGTTTAGTTTTCAAAGTCTCAAGATTAACTGAAAATTCTTTTTTGCAAGACTCTGACATCCACTCAAAATTTTCAAGCAAATTATTGTTAGTCAACTGAAAAATTATTGCTTTTAACTTTATTCGAAGACTATCATTTTTGCACCAAAATTCTTGACTTAACTTAGATATCTCAGCTAGTCCTTCCCCATCATATATCCCCATCGTCGGATTTTCCAACAGTCTATTTGTAGCTTCAAACACTGCATACTTTACGATTACACCTTGCCTAATAAGCCTAGAAATATCCTCATCTTTAATTTCTTTCAATTTCTTGTTTTGCAATGCTTTAAACCAGTCCGAAAGTCCATATCCCAATTTCGAATTTAGAATCCCCCCAACAATTTCACCAACTGTAGAATTTCTCATATTTTCATTCATTGCTTAGCTCCTCCAACGAGCGAAAATAATTACTTGGTTAGGCAAGCAGGTTCATCCCCACAAGATTTTATAAAAACCGTTTCCGTCACCTCGATAAACGTGCTCAGAATCGACGATATCCACTTGTCTTTGTGGTACCCCATCTGGACCCGCGTCGCGAACGCTTCGCCGCTCCATTTCAGATCGGCCAGTTCGCCGCGCGCCAGTTCTTTCTCTACGACAAAACGCGGCAGGAACGCGATCCCCAAACCGCTTTTGGCGCATTGCAGGATCGCGGTCACGCTGTCGAGTTCCATGAGCGTCTCCGGGTAAATATTTTCTTTCGCCAGGATGTCTTCGAGTATCACGCGGTAACTGCAGTCGCGTTCTCCCAAGATCAGCGTCTCGCCTGCCAGCGCCGCCGGGCTGAGAGATTCTTCGCAGGACCGGCGATAGCCCGGTTTGGCAACCGCGACGATCTCCTCCTCCGTCAGCGGCTTAATCACAAAATCCGAATGACGCAGACTGCGTTGAAAGAAGAATGCGATGTCGATCTGGTTGTTCTTAAGCCAGTATTGAAATTCCTTATACGCGCCCATCTTCAGGATGATTTTCACCGCTGGATAGCGCGCATGATATTCCTGCAGCAACAAGGGCAGCCGCGTCGCGCACAGCGATTCCGGCGCGCCGATCGTAATCGTGCCGCGCGGCGTGCAGGCCGCTGCGCTCAGTCCTTTTGCCTGCTCGGCCAGCGATAAAATTTGTTTGGCATACGGCAAAAAGCGCCGCCCGTTTTCGGTCAGCACCACGCGTTTTCCTAAACGGTCAAACAGTTTCATCTCGAGTTCCTGCTCCAGCAATTGAACCTGCGTCGTAATGCTGGACTGCGCATAGCCGAGAAATTCAGCGGCTTTCGTAAAACTGGCGCTTCGCGCCACCGCAGAAAACGCCTGCAATTGTCGAAATTCCATACGCACCTCCATCAATTCAGTCGATCATCTTTATCTAAACGTTCAATTTTACACATTACTGATTATGATGATACCATGTCAGTAACGGCAGCGCCAGTTCGAGTTCCCCTGGCGCTTGCAGATTTTCTATGAGGTGATTGCATTGGATATAAGTATCGCGTTTTTTATTTTTTTCGGCTCTTTATTTTTTTCTCTCAGCAAGGGAATCACGGTCCTGCTGCCGCTTTTGCTCGGCCTTGCCGCCTTCCTCTTTGCGGCGCTGCGGCGCGGCCATAAGCTAAGCGCGCTGTGCAGCATGATGCAGCACGCTGCCAAAAAGTCGATGATCGTACTGAAAATCTTTCTCCTGATCGGCATCCTTACCGCGGTCTGGCGCGCCTGCGGCACGATTTCTTTCATCGTCTATCACGCAATCGCTTTCATGAGCGCAGAGTACTTTCTTCTCTCCGCTTTCGTACTCTGCTGTCTTGTTTCTGCATTACTGGGAACATCGTTCGGCACGGTCGGGACGATCGGCGTCGTCTTGATGGTGCTTGCGCAAAGCGGCCAGGCCGACCCCACAATGACCGCCGGGGCGATCATCGCGGGCGCTTATTTCGGCGACCGTTGTTCCCCGTTATCATCGAGCGCCAATCTGGTTTCCGCGCTGACGCAAACCGAGCTGCATTTAAATCTGAAGAACATGCTTAAGACGACGCTGCTGCCGCTCGCGCTCTCGCTCGCAGCCTATGCATATCTCTCGCAGTTTTCGCCGCTGCATTTTTACAACGATCAAATGTCCCATGAAATCACGCAAATGTTCCGTTTGGATGCGATCGTATTCTTGCCCGCGCTGCTGATTCTGCTGCTCACTTTGTTCAAGGTCGACGTGAAACGGTCGATGGCGCTCAGCATCCTCTGCGGCATTTTGATCGCAATCTTCATTCAGGGAATTTCGCCGGAGCAAATGCTACAATACATTGTCAGCGGCTACCGCGTCGAAGGCGGCGGCCCGTTTGCCGCCATCATCCAGGGCGGCGGCCTGTACTCGATGCTAAACGTCGCTTTGATCGTCCTGATCTCCTCCGCCTATTCCGGCATTTTTTCCGGAACCGGCTTTCTGCGCGATTTGGAGGAACTGTTTGCCACGCTCGGCGACAAAATCGGTCTCTATGCTTCCACGATCCTCGCCAGCATAATCACCGCGTCCTTTAGCTGCAATCAGACGCTGGCCGTGATGCTGACGCATCAATTCCTGCACAAGAGTTACGCTGCACGCCGCCTTTCCTCCTATCGCCTCGCGGTCGACCTGGAGAACACCGTCATCGTCATTTCGCCGCTGATCCCCTGGAACATCGCCGGCGCCTTTCCGGCCGCCGCGTTGTCGGTCGACTCCGGTTTCATTCTTTATGCGTTTTATCTCTTCCTGGTTCCGCTCTGCAATTTATGTTTTCCCGCTTCCCGACTGTCTGTGCCGGTTTGCAACGATGCACCTCTCTGCACAAAAGAATCATAAATGCTCGCATTTAAAGAGGCCGGGAAGATTTCATACACTTTGAAATCTTCCCGGCCTCTTATTCAAACAGCTTCGGATACGTTATCCGCAGCCGCCAATTTGCATCATATACTGACTAGCTTTCGAGTGCCGACTCAAACGCTACGGCTTCTGCTTGCTCGCTTTTCTTACCAGGATCAACGGTCGCGAAACCTCTGCCGGGAAACGCGCAATTTTCTGCGGCAATTTTCGTCCGATCCGTTCTTGCAAAGCCCATCCCGGCCGTGCTGCAATCTTGTATCGCATGCTTAGTCTCCTGCTCGTTCACCGCAAAACCACGCGGCGGCAAACCACAACTTTCCGCTGCGATTTTTATCCCATCAGTACGGGCAAACCCTTGGCCCGCCGTACTGCAATCCAGTATCCCGTTTTCATTCTTTTTCTCATTCATCTTTTTATTCCTCCTCATTTCTTTTTTTCGCTTTTCTACGCTTTGATGCTTTCACGCATAAATCAGATCGTTTTTTCACCGGCCTGCCAGTCGATCGGGCACAAACCGCCGGTCTGCAAGGCCTGCAGCACGCGTATGATCTCGCCGACGCTGCGCCCGACATTCAGGTCGCTTACCACCTGATAGCGGACAACGCCTTCGGGGTCGATGATAAAGAGACCGCGCAGCGAAATCCCTTTTTCCTCAATCAACACGCCGTAATCCTGTGCGACTTGCTTCGTGATATCGGACGCCAGCGGATAATGCAGTTCGCCGAGTCCGCCTTCTTCCTGCGACGTTTTGATCCACGCGCGATGCGAATAAACACTGTCGGTACTTACGCCGAGTACTTCCGCGCCAAGCGCTCTGAGTTCCTCGATCCGGGAATTGAAGCCTCTGATCTCGGTCGGGCAGACAAACGTGAAGTCCAACGGATAGAAAAAGAGAATCAACCATTTTCCCTGGTAATCGCCAAGCTGCACCACGTGATCCAGCGTATCGATATTTTCCGTAGTAGTCATTGTAAAATCCGGGGCTTTTTCGCCAACTTTAGCCGTCATTTTTATTCACTCCCTTTACTTATAATTAATAATAATTATCGTTTAGTATTTTTTCTTATATTAACCTCAATGCAAAAACTTGTCAAGCGAAAACGCTTTTATTTTTTTACAAAGAAAAAGAAGCTGCCTCAAAATAGATCATAACTATTTTGAGACAGCCCCTAAACCTTTTCAAACAGCATTACAGTTTACTATAGGAAATAGTGGTCTGTAATGCAATGGAACAAAAAGACAGTTCTATGCTGACAGGATTAATTTAACATACGTTGAATTTATCTTAGCACTGGGAGATTGAAGGGATAGCGCTGCTATGAAAAAGATGATAACCGTCATTCTATGTGCCATATTCGTTATTCTTGTTCCGTTCGTTATGGCAAAACTCTATCACAATTTCATATTTGGATTTGCTGTGCCTATAGAATCACTAAATGTAAGTAGCATAACTGTATCCGATAATATCGTTTATATTTCAGGCGATGTATTTAGTTCGTCGCTGGGCTTTTCCGGGTACAGTGCTGAGCTGAACAAAACGCGACTGTTGATAACACCCCGCTACAGCATCGTCTCATGGCTTCACCCAAACCGTGCATTTGAAATCATGTATGACACAAAAGCTGAAACCATTGACGAAATTTTTATCCTTGGCAACGGTGCTAATGACCAAAAACAGATTTGGCCTGCAAAGTAATCTACGTACTTTTGACTCTCATTTGTCACACGGTTTCGTTATCGTCATTCGGATGAATGCTGACGCGATCAGATCGCAAGGCCTCTATCGAACACAACTTTGGCGCAGCGTTCGGCAGCGTTCAGCACGCCAAACGGCGCGACCTCGACCAGTTTCATATACTTTGCCTATTTTTAACGCACTGTAAAAAAGAGCAAGGCTTCGGACTTCTCCGACCTTGCTCTTTTCATTTTTCATCAGGCAATTGTGATTTCCGGGTTTAAGTACACATCCTGAATGGCCTGCAACAAACGCACGCCTTCTTCAAACGGTTTTTGAAACGCCTTGCGCCCGGCAATCAATCCACTGCCTCCGGCCCGCTTGTTGATGACAGCGGTTTTCACCGCATCGGCCAGATCATTTTCGCCGGATGCGCCGCCTGAGTTGATCAAGCCGATTTTCCCCCGATAATTGTTGAGCACCTGATAACGCGCCAGGTCAATCGGATGTTCCGACAGCAGATCACTGTACATGCGTTGGTCAAATTTTCCGTAGCTACTGTCGCCCATGTTCAGCGCCGTATAGCCGCCGAAATTGGTCGGCAGCTTCTGTTTGATCAAGTCGGCGGCAATCGTCACGCCCAAATGATTCGCCTGCCCGGTTAAATCCGCCGATTCGTGATAGTCTTTGTCTTTTTTGAAAGCCGGATTGCGCAGATAGCACCAAAGGATCGTAAACAAGCCCTTTTGGTGCGCATAATCAAACGCTTCGCTAACCTCAACGATTTGCCGCCCCGACTCCGACGAACCGAAATAAATCGTCGCGCCGATTCCGGCAGCGCCCATTTCATAAGCTTGATCCACCGACGCGAACAAGATTTGATCCGCCTTGTTGGGATAAGTCAGCAATTCATTGTGATTAATCTTTACGATAAACGGGATCTTATGCGCATAGCGCCGCGACACCAGTCCCAGAACTCCGAGCGTCGACGCAACACCGTTGCAGCCCGCCTCCAACGCCAAGCGGACAATATGCTCCGGGTCAAAATACAGCGGATTGGCGGCAAAAGACGCTCCCGCCGAATGCTCAATCCCCTGATCAACCGGAAAAATCGACAAATAACCCGAGCCGCCCAAGCGCCCTGACTGATACAAACGCGCCAAATTACCAATCACCCGGTTGTTCCGGTCCGAATCGGTAAACACATCTTCCAAAAAAGTTGGGCCGGGCGTTCTCAGCATCGTCTTCGCAATCTTCGGCGCGGAAAACCCGAGCAAGAATGTCGCATCCTCGCCGAGTAACGCCGCGATTTGATTCGTTGTCAATCCATAACTCATCAGTTGTCGCCCCCTTTGCCTTT
The Azotosporobacter soli DNA segment above includes these coding regions:
- a CDS encoding LysR family transcriptional regulator → MEFRQLQAFSAVARSASFTKAAEFLGYAQSSITTQVQLLEQELEMKLFDRLGKRVVLTENGRRFLPYAKQILSLAEQAKGLSAAACTPRGTITIGAPESLCATRLPLLLQEYHARYPAVKIILKMGAYKEFQYWLKNNQIDIAFFFQRSLRHSDFVIKPLTEEEIVAVAKPGYRRSCEESLSPAALAGETLILGERDCSYRVILEDILAKENIYPETLMELDSVTAILQCAKSGLGIAFLPRFVVEKELARGELADLKWSGEAFATRVQMGYHKDKWISSILSTFIEVTETVFIKSCGDEPACLTK
- a CDS encoding contact-dependent growth inhibition system immunity protein — translated: MNENMRNSTVGEIVGGILNSKLGYGLSDWFKALQNKKLKEIKDEDISRLIRQGVIVKYAVFEATNRLLENPTMGIYDGEGLAEISKLSQEFWCKNDSLRIKLKAIIFQLTNNNLLENFEWMSESCKKEFSVNLETLKTKLLE
- a CDS encoding class I fructose-bisphosphate aldolase, whose product is MSYGLTTNQIAALLGEDATFLLGFSAPKIAKTMLRTPGPTFLEDVFTDSDRNNRVIGNLARLYQSGRLGGSGYLSIFPVDQGIEHSAGASFAANPLYFDPEHIVRLALEAGCNGVASTLGVLGLVSRRYAHKIPFIVKINHNELLTYPNKADQILFASVDQAYEMGAAGIGATIYFGSSESGRQIVEVSEAFDYAHQKGLFTILWCYLRNPAFKKDKDYHESADLTGQANHLGVTIAADLIKQKLPTNFGGYTALNMGDSSYGKFDQRMYSDLLSEHPIDLARYQVLNNYRGKIGLINSGGASGENDLADAVKTAVINKRAGGSGLIAGRKAFQKPFEEGVRLLQAIQDVYLNPEITIA
- a CDS encoding peroxiredoxin, coding for MTAKVGEKAPDFTMTTTENIDTLDHVVQLGDYQGKWLILFFYPLDFTFVCPTEIRGFNSRIEELRALGAEVLGVSTDSVYSHRAWIKTSQEEGGLGELHYPLASDITKQVAQDYGVLIEEKGISLRGLFIIDPEGVVRYQVVSDLNVGRSVGEIIRVLQALQTGGLCPIDWQAGEKTI
- a CDS encoding DUF3795 domain-containing protein; protein product: MSSVCGVDCTKCPDFNKECAGCDAQAGKVFWTKYIEKDCCPIFSCVKEKGYPTCGACAQVPCDLWFSLKDPARSEEEHQRKIQERLVELKRA
- a CDS encoding Na+/H+ antiporter NhaC family protein, which produces MDISIAFFIFFGSLFFSLSKGITVLLPLLLGLAAFLFAALRRGHKLSALCSMMQHAAKKSMIVLKIFLLIGILTAVWRACGTISFIVYHAIAFMSAEYFLLSAFVLCCLVSALLGTSFGTVGTIGVVLMVLAQSGQADPTMTAGAIIAGAYFGDRCSPLSSSANLVSALTQTELHLNLKNMLKTTLLPLALSLAAYAYLSQFSPLHFYNDQMSHEITQMFRLDAIVFLPALLILLLTLFKVDVKRSMALSILCGILIAIFIQGISPEQMLQYIVSGYRVEGGGPFAAIIQGGGLYSMLNVALIVLISSAYSGIFSGTGFLRDLEELFATLGDKIGLYASTILASIITASFSCNQTLAVMLTHQFLHKSYAARRLSSYRLAVDLENTVIVISPLIPWNIAGAFPAAALSVDSGFILYAFYLFLVPLCNLCFPASRLSVPVCNDAPLCTKES
- a CDS encoding YafY family protein, translated to MKLNRLFEITTVLLNKGSVTAKELADRFGVSTRTIYRDVDVLSSAGVPVYMSKGNGGGIALLEDYALNRTIISDQESESLLLAVRTLQVTNYPDVDVILEKMGALFKNAPPNDWIEIDFSAWSSTPNEQNKFNDIRKAMLERKVIRFEYVNGDGKRSCRFAEPEKLLFKGYAWYLIAFCRQRRQQRIFRMSRIKNVEISEEKFTRCPLAETACEENKAFTEPLVPIKMRFQPQVLNRLYDEFDDAFISKEEAGHYDVTVSFPENEWLYNYILSFGAFVEVLEPPHIRANVAARIRQAVKIYEA
- a CDS encoding CPCC family cysteine-rich protein, producing the protein MTNSRDCCPCCGYLTLPKRMHPQMPQWDICGLCHWEDDGQTDRDADRVYGGPNQRYSLTEARANFKKYLIMYSPDNDTRIVSGDWPEEIEIKKSLIKLFEESKTLNNQCRADEIWEEIINLENKLDEITSLKINQFYKERNLED